One region of Streptococcus parasanguinis genomic DNA includes:
- the gap gene encoding type I glyceraldehyde-3-phosphate dehydrogenase: MVVKVGINGFGRIGRLAFRRIQNVEGVEVTRINDLTDPVMLAHLLKYDTTQGRFDGTVEVKEGGFEVNGKFVKVSAERDPEQIDWANDGVEIVLEATGFFATKAAAEKHLHAGGAKKVVITAPGGSDVKTVVFNTNHDILDGTETVISGASCTTNCLAPMAKALQDNFGVVEGLMTTIHAYTGDQMILDGPHRKGDLRRARAGAANIVPNSTGAAKAIGLVIPELNGKLDGAAQRVPVPTGSVTELVVVLDKNVTVDEVNAAMKAASNESYGYTEDPIVSSDVVGMSYGSLFDATQTKVIDVDGKQLVKVVSWYDNEMSYTAQLVRTLEYFAKIAK, translated from the coding sequence ATGGTAGTTAAAGTTGGTATTAACGGTTTCGGTCGTATCGGACGTCTTGCTTTCCGTCGTATCCAAAACGTAGAAGGTGTTGAAGTTACACGCATCAACGACCTTACAGATCCAGTTATGCTTGCACACTTGTTGAAATACGATACAACTCAAGGTCGTTTCGACGGTACTGTGGAAGTTAAAGAAGGTGGATTCGAAGTTAACGGTAAATTCGTTAAAGTTTCTGCTGAACGCGATCCAGAACAAATCGACTGGGCTAACGACGGTGTAGAAATCGTTCTTGAAGCAACTGGTTTCTTTGCTACTAAAGCAGCTGCAGAAAAACACTTGCATGCTGGTGGTGCTAAGAAAGTTGTTATCACTGCTCCTGGTGGATCAGATGTTAAAACAGTCGTATTTAACACTAACCACGATATTCTTGATGGTACTGAAACAGTTATCTCAGGTGCTTCATGTACTACAAACTGCTTGGCTCCAATGGCTAAAGCTCTTCAAGATAACTTCGGTGTTGTTGAAGGATTGATGACTACTATCCACGCTTACACTGGTGACCAAATGATCCTTGACGGTCCACACCGTAAAGGTGACCTTCGTCGTGCACGCGCTGGTGCTGCTAACATCGTTCCTAACTCAACTGGTGCTGCTAAAGCAATCGGTTTGGTTATCCCTGAATTGAACGGTAAATTGGACGGAGCTGCACAACGTGTTCCTGTTCCAACTGGATCAGTTACTGAATTGGTAGTTGTTCTTGACAAGAACGTTACTGTTGATGAAGTGAACGCAGCTATGAAAGCAGCTTCAAACGAATCATACGGTTACACTGAAGATCCAATCGTTTCTTCAGACGTTGTAGGTATGTCTTACGGATCATTGTTTGACGCAACTCAAACTAAAGTTATTGACGTTGACGGTAAACAATTGGTTAAAGTTGTTTCATGGTATGACAACGAAATGTCTTACACTGCACAACTTGTTCGTACTCTTGAATACTTCGCAAAAATTGCTAAATAA
- the fusA gene encoding elongation factor G, with the protein MAREFSLEKTRNIGIMAHVDAGKTTTTERILYYTGKIHKIGETHEGASQMDWMEQEQERGITITSAATTAQWKDTRVNIIDTPGHVDFTIEVQRSLRVLDGAVTVLDSQSGVEPQTETVWRQATEYGVPRIVFANKMDKIGADFLYSVSTLHDRLQANAHPIQLPIGAEDDFRGIIDLIKMKAEIYTNDLGTDILEEDIPAEYLEQAQEYREKLVEAVAETDEDLMMKYLEGEEITNEELKAGIRKATINVEFYPVLCGSAFKNKGVQLMLDAVLDYLPSPLDIPAIKGVNPDTDEEEERPASDEEPFAALAFKIMTDPFVGRLTFFRVYSGVLNSGSYVLNTSKGKRERIGRILQMHANTRKEIETVYSGDIAAAVGLKDTTTGDSLTDEKAKIILESIEVPEPVIQLMVEPKSKADQDKMGIALQKLAEEDPTFRVETNPETGETVISGMGELHLDVLVDRMKREFKVEANVGAPQVSYRETFRASTQARGFFKRQSGGKGQFGDVWIEFTPNEEGKGFEFENAIVGGVVPREFIPAVEKGLQESMANGVLAGYPMVDVKAKLYDGSYHDVDSSETAFKIAASLALKEAAKTAQPAILEPMMLVTITVPEENLGDVMGHVTARRGRVDGMEAHGASQIVRAYVPLAEMFGYATVLRSATQGRGTFMMVFDHYEDVPKSVQEEIIKKAKGEA; encoded by the coding sequence ATGGCACGCGAATTTTCACTTGAAAAAACTCGTAATATCGGTATCATGGCTCACGTCGATGCTGGTAAAACAACTACAACTGAGCGTATCCTTTACTACACTGGTAAGATTCATAAAATCGGTGAAACTCACGAAGGTGCGTCACAAATGGACTGGATGGAGCAAGAGCAAGAACGTGGTATCACCATCACATCTGCCGCTACAACAGCTCAATGGAAAGACACTCGTGTAAACATCATCGACACACCAGGACACGTGGACTTCACTATCGAAGTTCAACGTTCACTCCGCGTTTTGGACGGTGCTGTAACCGTTCTTGACTCACAATCAGGTGTTGAGCCTCAAACTGAAACAGTTTGGCGTCAAGCAACTGAATACGGAGTTCCACGTATCGTATTCGCTAACAAGATGGATAAAATCGGTGCTGACTTCCTTTACTCAGTAAGCACACTTCATGACCGTCTTCAAGCAAACGCTCACCCAATTCAATTGCCAATCGGTGCTGAAGATGACTTCCGCGGAATCATTGACTTGATCAAGATGAAAGCTGAAATCTATACTAACGACCTTGGTACAGATATCCTTGAAGAAGATATTCCAGCTGAATACCTTGAACAAGCTCAAGAATACCGTGAAAAATTGGTTGAAGCAGTTGCTGAAACTGATGAAGACTTGATGATGAAATACCTTGAAGGGGAAGAAATCACTAACGAAGAATTGAAAGCTGGTATCCGTAAAGCTACAATCAACGTTGAATTCTACCCAGTACTTTGTGGTTCTGCCTTCAAGAACAAAGGGGTTCAATTGATGTTGGATGCAGTCCTTGACTACCTTCCAAGCCCACTTGATATCCCTGCAATCAAGGGTGTAAACCCAGATACAGACGAAGAAGAAGAACGTCCAGCATCTGATGAAGAGCCATTTGCAGCTCTTGCCTTCAAGATCATGACTGACCCATTCGTAGGTCGTTTGACATTCTTCCGTGTTTACTCAGGTGTCTTGAACTCAGGTTCATACGTATTGAACACTTCTAAAGGTAAACGTGAACGTATCGGACGTATCCTTCAAATGCACGCCAACACTCGTAAAGAAATCGAAACAGTTTACTCTGGAGATATCGCTGCTGCTGTTGGTTTGAAAGATACTACAACTGGTGACTCATTGACAGATGAAAAAGCAAAAATCATCCTTGAATCAATCGAAGTTCCAGAACCAGTTATCCAATTGATGGTTGAGCCTAAATCTAAAGCAGACCAAGACAAGATGGGTATCGCCCTTCAAAAATTGGCTGAAGAAGATCCAACATTCCGCGTTGAAACAAACCCTGAAACTGGTGAAACAGTTATCTCTGGTATGGGTGAGTTGCACTTGGATGTCCTTGTTGACCGTATGAAACGTGAATTCAAGGTTGAAGCTAACGTTGGTGCTCCTCAAGTATCTTACCGTGAAACATTCCGCGCTTCTACACAAGCACGTGGATTCTTCAAACGTCAATCTGGTGGTAAAGGTCAGTTTGGTGATGTTTGGATCGAATTTACTCCAAACGAAGAAGGTAAAGGATTCGAGTTCGAAAATGCGATCGTCGGTGGTGTGGTTCCACGTGAATTCATCCCTGCAGTAGAAAAAGGACTTCAAGAATCTATGGCGAACGGTGTTCTTGCTGGTTACCCAATGGTTGACGTGAAAGCTAAGCTTTACGATGGTTCATACCACGATGTCGACTCATCTGAAACTGCCTTCAAGATCGCTGCATCTCTTGCACTTAAAGAAGCTGCTAAGACTGCACAACCAGCTATCCTTGAACCAATGATGCTTGTAACCATCACAGTTCCTGAAGAAAACCTTGGGGATGTTATGGGTCACGTAACTGCTCGTCGTGGACGTGTAGATGGTATGGAAGCACACGGTGCAAGCCAAATCGTTCGTGCATATGTACCACTTGCTGAAATGTTCGGTTACGCTACTGTCCTTCGTTCTGCAACTCAAGGACGTGGTACCTTCATGATGGTATTTGACCACTACGAAGATGTACCAAAATCAGTACAAGAAGAAATCATTAAAAAAGCTAAAGGTGAAGCTTAA
- a CDS encoding endo-beta-N-acetylglucosaminidase, with the protein MKGHRFEKKERFSIRKFSVGVCSALIGLAFLGTGAVSADETVSTSEQPLETSSVATEDVNHLVREAGVYTADAALPTADPAKPAAEAVTPEASPTSTEASSTTTDIPAVSETEKPKATAEKVADLPTNEEKQLRPKEVKFDTWDDLLKWEPGKRVDDDMNRASVPLASRFQGKQINEQANPEAKIQALSNMNSKAKDHASVGGEEFKAYAFDYWQYLDSMVFWEGLVPSADVIDAAHRNGVPIYGTIFYNWSSSIKDQEHFAETLKEDSEGSKTFPIARKLVELAKYYGFDGYFINQETTGNLVEPLGPKLRDFLLYTKEYAKSLNYPIKYSWYDAMTYEYGRYHENALGEYNYNFMQPENGENPVDTFFANFNWGKSEVDYSISTAKWIHRNPYDVLAGLELQKGGSYKTNVDWNAILDEHGKLRLSLGLYAPDTITGLGKTGEGYHTHEDLFWTGFQGDPTKGKPADQSWYGMSNLVVDKTPITSEDFNTSFNTGHGKHWFVDGKISKEGEWNYRSVSGYLPTWRWWVEHSEDSTPLKGRYDFDQAYNGGNSLAFEGDLKANSSQNVMLYSTKIPVTETTKLSVSHKGGIGAAAWVAVATKEDYSEYEWKELTPSADWSTQTFDLGSLAGKTIYAVKMFFDHDTDVKDYKFNLGQLSITSNQEKPATPAEVSVRAKRLQNAQEAEAVLNFKGVADADYYEVYEKDGDNWRLLTGSSATTVYLPKVSRSASAEGTTQELKVVAVGKNGQRSDAGTVAFDWGMTVSDTSLPKALAPNVVIGAKVIGSSFPDADGSEGIEGMLNGTITSLSDKWSSAQLSGTVDIRLTQPRTIVRWVMDHAGAGGESVDDGKMNTRDFDLYYKDEAGEWKLAKEVRGNKAHVSDITLDHPIKAQDWRLHVITADNGTPWQAIRIYNWKMYESLDTETVNIPMKHAAAQNLGNHFVQVGFIDVPADTTLTLYADKEATSPIATMTADQAGNLIFKPLAFESTPSLLYYRAQVPGKDISNVLAIEVPKNDKEIAGLQFEDGLTKKVYREGDALSLKGATLRVHYKDGQADQLVNLTNSGVEIHGFDSSKLGEQHLEVSYLGQKLGKTLTVFVVSAEEAGEKAVAGLELTDKPKVEYIVGEALEKEGGRFTVVFEDETTETHALTDEGVEVTGFDATKEGRQTITVHYKGASTSFDVLVNPKPALNDEYLKQKLSEAEAAKAKVDFTFATPEVKEALLAGMAASEKVLKEHDTSTQDQVNEQLNQLTALLKALDGQANLTKEKEALSALTTEATALLTSKPNHPSGEALQALVEKNKELLDSSELTPEALETAKTGLETLIALLKEDKPAVFVDPATGVEVQFSNLEPTVVKGLKVAKVEANQVEKEELKGREGIVFDIEGVDASGQDIDTHHPSLVKIPVDKDKEVEQVLFFPEGQAPQSLAFERVGDVVIFTAPHFTHYAIVYKPAQTEGPDQPIQPEEPAKPDQPVQPAQPNQPVQSAAPVTPDPANPLKPTESSQVDQLAPTTSTQAGHQEEKHKDMVDQEIHQLLSAHQGGNAQPTVQQETKDASKESQSEHLPNTASLEASFAAEAVLLAALGGFLLAGKKKEE; encoded by the coding sequence ATGAAAGGTCATCGATTTGAAAAGAAAGAACGATTTAGTATACGAAAATTCAGTGTGGGAGTTTGCTCCGCATTGATTGGGTTAGCATTTTTAGGAACAGGCGCTGTCTCTGCAGATGAGACGGTTTCTACTAGTGAACAACCCTTGGAAACCTCTTCAGTAGCGACTGAAGATGTTAATCATCTAGTGAGAGAAGCTGGCGTCTATACTGCAGATGCGGCACTTCCTACGGCTGATCCTGCAAAACCAGCCGCAGAAGCGGTCACTCCAGAGGCTAGTCCTACAAGTACAGAAGCTAGCTCGACAACTACAGATATTCCAGCTGTTTCAGAGACTGAAAAACCGAAAGCTACTGCTGAGAAAGTGGCTGATTTACCAACCAATGAAGAAAAACAATTAAGACCCAAAGAAGTTAAGTTCGATACCTGGGACGATCTCTTGAAGTGGGAACCAGGAAAACGAGTGGATGACGATATGAACAGAGCAAGCGTTCCACTTGCGAGTCGTTTCCAAGGAAAACAAATTAATGAACAAGCCAACCCTGAAGCGAAGATCCAAGCGCTGTCAAACATGAACTCCAAAGCCAAGGATCATGCGTCTGTCGGCGGGGAAGAGTTTAAGGCCTATGCTTTTGATTACTGGCAATATTTGGATTCTATGGTCTTTTGGGAAGGGCTGGTCCCATCAGCAGATGTGATCGATGCTGCACACCGAAATGGGGTTCCTATTTATGGAACAATCTTTTATAACTGGTCTAGCAGCATCAAGGATCAAGAACATTTTGCAGAAACCTTGAAAGAAGATAGTGAAGGGTCTAAGACCTTCCCGATCGCCCGTAAATTAGTAGAACTGGCCAAGTACTATGGCTTTGATGGTTACTTTATCAACCAAGAAACAACCGGAAATCTTGTAGAACCATTGGGTCCAAAATTGAGAGATTTTCTTCTTTATACCAAGGAATATGCGAAGAGTCTGAACTATCCGATTAAGTATTCCTGGTATGATGCTATGACCTATGAATATGGTCGTTACCATGAGAATGCGCTGGGAGAATACAACTACAATTTCATGCAGCCAGAAAATGGGGAAAATCCAGTTGATACCTTCTTTGCTAACTTTAACTGGGGCAAATCAGAAGTTGATTATTCCATCAGTACAGCCAAATGGATTCATCGGAATCCTTATGATGTTCTAGCTGGACTTGAGCTCCAAAAAGGAGGCTCTTATAAGACTAATGTAGACTGGAATGCTATTTTAGATGAACATGGCAAGTTGCGTCTATCCCTTGGTCTTTATGCGCCAGATACCATTACAGGTCTAGGAAAGACTGGAGAAGGTTACCATACCCATGAAGATCTATTCTGGACAGGTTTCCAAGGAGATCCGACCAAAGGGAAACCAGCAGACCAATCTTGGTACGGTATGTCCAATCTAGTAGTGGATAAAACCCCAATCACAAGTGAAGATTTTAATACTTCCTTCAACACTGGACACGGAAAACACTGGTTTGTGGACGGCAAGATTTCTAAAGAAGGGGAATGGAACTACCGTTCTGTTTCTGGCTACCTTCCAACCTGGCGTTGGTGGGTAGAGCATAGTGAAGATAGTACACCATTGAAAGGTCGCTATGATTTTGATCAAGCCTACAATGGAGGAAATTCTCTAGCCTTTGAAGGGGATTTAAAAGCCAATAGCAGTCAAAATGTCATGCTCTATTCGACCAAGATTCCTGTGACAGAAACGACAAAATTGAGCGTCAGTCATAAAGGTGGGATAGGAGCAGCTGCCTGGGTAGCTGTTGCCACAAAAGAGGACTACTCTGAATATGAATGGAAAGAATTGACACCGAGTGCAGATTGGTCTACTCAAACCTTTGATTTGGGAAGTTTGGCTGGCAAGACCATTTATGCTGTGAAGATGTTCTTTGACCATGATACGGATGTCAAAGACTACAAATTTAATCTCGGCCAATTGTCGATTACGTCGAACCAAGAGAAACCAGCTACTCCAGCAGAAGTATCCGTTCGGGCAAAACGCCTACAAAATGCGCAAGAAGCAGAAGCAGTCCTCAATTTTAAAGGGGTAGCAGATGCAGATTATTATGAAGTCTATGAAAAAGATGGCGACAACTGGCGTCTCTTAACAGGGTCTTCTGCGACAACTGTCTATCTACCAAAAGTTAGCCGTTCAGCAAGTGCTGAAGGAACCACTCAGGAACTCAAGGTTGTGGCAGTTGGAAAGAATGGTCAACGTTCGGATGCGGGAACTGTAGCCTTTGATTGGGGCATGACCGTGTCAGATACCAGTCTACCAAAAGCTTTAGCGCCAAACGTGGTCATCGGAGCCAAAGTGATCGGTTCGAGCTTCCCGGATGCGGATGGTAGTGAAGGCATCGAAGGTATGTTAAATGGTACCATTACCAGTCTTTCAGATAAATGGTCTTCTGCTCAATTGAGTGGAACCGTCGATATTCGTTTGACACAACCACGGACCATTGTTCGTTGGGTCATGGACCATGCCGGTGCGGGTGGAGAATCTGTCGACGATGGCAAGATGAATACCCGTGACTTCGACCTTTACTACAAGGATGAAGCGGGTGAATGGAAGCTTGCTAAGGAAGTTCGTGGCAATAAAGCCCATGTGTCCGACATTACACTCGACCATCCAATCAAGGCTCAAGACTGGCGTCTCCATGTCATTACGGCAGATAACGGCACCCCATGGCAAGCCATCCGGATTTACAACTGGAAGATGTATGAAAGTCTGGATACTGAAACGGTCAACATTCCGATGAAACATGCTGCAGCGCAAAACTTAGGTAATCATTTTGTCCAAGTCGGCTTCATAGATGTTCCGGCCGATACCACTCTGACTCTTTATGCCGATAAAGAAGCCACTAGTCCAATTGCGACCATGACAGCCGATCAAGCTGGAAATCTCATCTTTAAACCGCTCGCTTTTGAATCAACCCCGTCTCTTCTTTACTATCGTGCACAAGTTCCTGGTAAAGATATCAGTAATGTTTTGGCGATCGAAGTTCCAAAGAATGATAAAGAAATTGCGGGACTTCAATTTGAAGATGGATTGACCAAGAAGGTCTACCGGGAAGGCGATGCCCTTTCCTTGAAAGGGGCGACTCTCCGAGTTCATTATAAAGATGGCCAAGCAGATCAACTGGTCAACCTCACCAACTCAGGTGTAGAGATTCATGGATTTGACAGTAGCAAGCTGGGAGAACAACACCTAGAAGTTTCTTACCTTGGTCAGAAATTAGGTAAGACTCTCACTGTTTTTGTGGTCAGTGCAGAGGAAGCAGGTGAAAAAGCAGTTGCTGGTCTAGAATTGACCGACAAACCAAAAGTGGAATATATTGTCGGAGAAGCATTGGAGAAGGAGGGTGGACGCTTTACAGTCGTCTTTGAAGATGAAACGACCGAAACGCATGCCTTGACAGATGAAGGTGTGGAAGTGACTGGCTTTGATGCGACCAAGGAAGGTCGTCAAACCATCACTGTCCATTACAAAGGAGCTAGTACAAGCTTTGATGTCCTCGTGAATCCAAAACCAGCTCTCAACGATGAATACCTTAAGCAAAAATTGTCTGAAGCTGAAGCTGCAAAAGCCAAAGTAGACTTTACTTTTGCGACTCCTGAAGTCAAAGAAGCCTTGCTGGCTGGAATGGCTGCTTCTGAAAAAGTCTTGAAAGAGCATGATACCAGCACACAAGATCAAGTCAATGAGCAGTTGAACCAATTGACCGCTCTCTTGAAAGCCTTGGATGGTCAAGCCAATCTAACAAAAGAAAAAGAAGCTCTCTCTGCTCTGACAACAGAAGCGACTGCTCTATTAACAAGCAAGCCAAATCACCCTTCTGGAGAGGCTTTGCAGGCACTGGTTGAGAAAAATAAAGAGCTCCTAGATTCTTCAGAGCTCACTCCTGAAGCGCTTGAAACAGCTAAGACAGGTCTAGAGACCTTGATTGCGCTCCTGAAAGAAGATAAGCCAGCGGTCTTTGTAGACCCTGCGACTGGAGTCGAAGTTCAATTCTCCAACTTAGAGCCAACCGTTGTCAAAGGACTAAAAGTCGCAAAAGTTGAAGCCAATCAGGTAGAAAAAGAAGAGCTGAAGGGCCGAGAAGGAATCGTATTTGATATTGAAGGCGTGGATGCAAGCGGTCAAGATATCGATACCCACCATCCATCCCTTGTGAAAATCCCTGTGGATAAGGATAAAGAAGTGGAGCAAGTTCTCTTCTTCCCAGAAGGTCAAGCTCCTCAATCCTTGGCCTTTGAGAGAGTTGGAGATGTAGTCATCTTTACAGCTCCTCACTTTACTCACTATGCGATTGTCTATAAGCCAGCACAAACGGAAGGACCAGATCAACCGATCCAACCAGAGGAACCGGCTAAACCTGATCAGCCTGTTCAACCAGCTCAACCAAATCAACCAGTCCAATCAGCTGCCCCAGTGACTCCGGATCCAGCTAATCCATTGAAGCCTACAGAGTCTTCTCAAGTGGATCAGTTGGCCCCAACGACTTCTACTCAAGCGGGTCATCAAGAGGAAAAACACAAGGATATGGTTGATCAAGAGATCCATCAGTTGTTAAGTGCCCACCAAGGGGGGAACGCACAGCCAACAGTTCAGCAAGAAACAAAAGATGCCAGCAAAGAAAGTCAATCGGAACACTTACCAAATACGGCAAGCCTAGAAGCTTCCTTTGCAGCTGAAGCTGTTCTCCTAGCAGCCTTAGGCGGCTTCCTCTTGGCTGGTAAGAAGAAAGAAGAGTAA
- the rpsL gene encoding 30S ribosomal protein S12, whose product MPTINQLVRKPRKSKVEKSKSPALNVGYNSHKKVQTNVSSPQKRGVATRVGTMTPKKPNSALRKFARVRLSNLIEVTAYIPGIGHNLQEHSVVLLRGGRVKDLPGVRYHIVRGALDTAGVNDRKQGRSKYGTKKPKA is encoded by the coding sequence ATGCCTACAATTAACCAATTGGTTCGCAAACCGCGTAAATCAAAAGTAGAAAAATCTAAATCACCAGCTTTGAACGTTGGTTACAACAGTCATAAAAAAGTTCAAACAAACGTTTCTTCACCACAAAAACGTGGTGTTGCAACTCGTGTTGGAACAATGACACCTAAAAAACCTAACTCTGCCCTTCGTAAATTTGCCCGTGTACGTTTGAGCAACTTGATCGAAGTAACTGCTTATATCCCAGGTATCGGACACAACTTGCAAGAACACAGCGTGGTTCTTCTTCGTGGTGGACGTGTAAAAGACCTTCCAGGGGTACGTTACCATATCGTCCGTGGAGCACTTGATACTGCAGGTGTAAACGATCGTAAACAAGGCCGTTCTAAATACGGTACTAAAAAACCAAAAGCATAA
- the rpsG gene encoding 30S ribosomal protein S7 — MSRKNRAPKRDVLPDPLYNSQLVTRLINRVMLDGKRGTAASIVYGAFEQIKEATGNDALEVFETAMENIMPVLEVRARRVGGSNYQVPVEVRPERRTTLGLRWLVTIARQRGEHTMVDRLAKEILDAANNTGAAVKKREDTHRMAEANRAFAHFRW, encoded by the coding sequence ATGAGTCGTAAAAACCGTGCGCCTAAACGCGATGTATTGCCAGATCCGCTTTACAATTCACAATTAGTTACTCGTCTTATCAACCGCGTTATGCTTGATGGTAAACGTGGTACAGCTGCTTCAATCGTTTACGGAGCTTTCGAACAAATTAAAGAAGCTACTGGAAACGACGCTCTTGAAGTATTCGAAACAGCTATGGAAAACATCATGCCTGTACTTGAAGTACGTGCTCGCCGTGTCGGTGGTTCTAACTACCAAGTCCCAGTTGAAGTTCGTCCAGAACGTCGTACAACACTTGGACTTCGTTGGTTGGTAACAATCGCTCGTCAACGTGGTGAACACACAATGGTTGATCGTCTTGCAAAAGAAATCTTGGATGCAGCGAACAACACTGGTGCAGCTGTTAAGAAACGTGAAGATACTCACCGTATGGCTGAAGCTAACCGTGCATTCGCACACTTCCGCTGGTAA